A section of the Ictalurus punctatus breed USDA103 chromosome 8, Coco_2.0, whole genome shotgun sequence genome encodes:
- the ogt.1 gene encoding UDP-N-acetylglucosamine--peptide N-acetylglucosaminyltransferase 110 kDa subunit isoform X5, which produces MACYLKAIETQPNFAVAWSNLGCVFNAQGEIWLAIHHFEKAVTLDPNFLDAYINLGNVLKEARIFDRAVAGYLRALSLSPNHAVVHGNLACVYYEQGLIDLAIDTYRRAIELQPHFPDAYCNLANALKEKGNVSEAEECYNTALRLCPTHADSLNNLANIKREQGNIEEAVQLYRKALEVFPEFAAAHSNLASVLQQQGKLQEALMHYKEAIRISPTFADAYSNMGNTLKEMQDVQGALQCYTRAIQINPAFADAHSNLASIHKDSGNIPEAIASYRTALKLKPDFPDAYCNLAHCLQIVCDWTDYDERMKKLVSIVADQLEKNRLPSVHPHHSMLYPLSHGFRKAIAERHGNLCLDKINALHKPAYEHPKDLKASGGRLRVGYVSSDFGNHPTSHLMQSIPGMHNSEKFEVFCYALSPDDSTNFRVKVIAEAHHFTDLSQITCNGKAADRIHQDGIHILVNMNGYTKGARNELFALRPAPIQAMWLGYPGTSGAPFMDYIITDKETSPVEVAEQYSEKMAYMPNTFFIGDHANMFPHLKKKAVIDFKSNGHIFDNRIVLNGIDLKAFLDSLPDVKVIKMECDSQESTDNNGALSMPVIPMNTAAEAIINMINQGQIQVTINSFTVSNGLATTQIFTVEEVVVSGTVALQINNKAATGEEVPRTIVVTTRSQYGLPEDSIVYCNFNQLYKIDPPTLQMWANILKRVPNSVLWLLRFPAVGEPNIQQYAQSMGLAASRIIFSPVAPKEEHVRRGQLADVCLDTPLCNGHTTGMDVLWAGTPMVTMPGETLASRVAASQLTCLGCPELIAQSRQEYEDVAVKLGTDMDYLKKIRSRVWKQRICSPLFNTKQYTVDLERLYLQMWEHHASGGKPDHLVKMQLLDSSESA; this is translated from the exons ATG GCTTGCTACCTGAAGGCGATCGAGACTCAGCCAAACTTCGCCGTGGCGTGGAGCAACCTGGGCTGCGTGTTCAATGCTCAGGGAGAGATCTGGCTGGCCATTCATCATTTCGAGAAG GCAGTAACCTTGGATCCAAATTTTTTGGACGCTTACATAAACTTGGGCAACGTTCTTAAAGAAGCTCGCATCTTTGACAG AGCTGTTGCTGGTTATCTGCGAGCCCTCAGTCTGAGCCCCAACCACGCCGTAGTCCACGGCAACTTGGCTTGCGTGTACTACGAGCAGGGTCTGATCGATCTGGCCATTGACACCTATCGACGTGCTATTGAGCTGCAGCCTCACTTCCCTGATGCTTACTGCAATCTTGCCAATGCTCTTAAAGAAAAGGGGAAT GTGTCTGAGGCCGAGGAATGCTACAACACGGCGCTGCGTCTTTGCCCCACGCATGCCGACTCGCTCAATAACCTGGCCAACATCAAACGCGAGCAAGGCAACATCGAAGAGGCCGTCCAGCTCTACAGGAAAGCTCTCGAG GTGTTCCCAGAGTTCGCTGCAGCCCACTCCAACCTCGCCAGCGTCCTTCAGCAGCAGGGCAAGCTCCAGGAAGCCCTCATGCATTACAAAGAAGCGATCAG GATCAGCCCCACCTTCGCCGACGCTTACTCCAACATGGGGAACACACTAAAGGAGATGCAGGACGTGCAGGGGGCGCTGCAGTGCTACACACGTGCGATTCAGATCAACCCTGCGTTTGCAGACGCTCACAGCAACCTGGCCTCGATACACAAG GACTCTGGAAATATTCCGGAAGCTATTGCATCTTACCGCACTGCTCTAAAGCTGAAGCCTGACTTCCCAGATGCTTACTGCAATCTTGCTCACTGCCTGCAG ATCGTGTGTGACTGGACCGATTATGATGAACGCATGAAGAAGTTGGTTAGCATCGTGGCTGACCAGTTGGAAAAGAACCGTCTGCCCTCAGTGCACCCTCATCACAGCATGTTGTATCCTCTTTCCCATGGCTTCCGCAAAGCCATCGCTGAGAGACACGGCAACCTCTGCTTGGATAAG ATCAATGCTCTTCATAAACCTGCTTACGAGCATCCCAAGGACCTGAAAGCAAGTGGAGGACGTTTGCGTGTTGGCTACGTCAGCTCGGACTTTGGCAACCACCCCACCTCGCACCTCATGCAGTCCATTCCTGGCATGCATAACTCTGAGAAGTTTGAG GTGTTCTGCTACGCTCTCAGTCCTGACGACAGCACTAACTTCAGAGTCAAAGTGATTGCCGAGGCTCATCACTTTACTGATCTTTCCCAG ATTACCTGCAACGGCAAAGCTGCAGACAGGATCCACCAAGACGGAATTCACATCCTGGTCAACATGAATGGTTATACCAAGGGTGCCCGTAACGAGCTGTTCGCCTTGCGCCCAGCTCCCATCCAG GCTATGTGGCTCGGCTACCCGGGCACCAGCGGAGCTCCCTTCATGGACTACATCATCACTGATAAGGAGACATCTCCGGTTGAAGTGGCCGAGCAGTATTCTGAGAAGATGGCCTACATGCCTAACACATTCTTTATCGGGGATCATGCTAACATGTTCCCGCACCTCAAG AAAAAGGCCGTGATCGACTTCAAGTCCAACGGACACATTTTTGACAATCGCATCGTGCTGAACGGAATCGATCTCAAAGCCTTTTTAGACAGCCTGCCGGACGTCAAGGTCATTAAG ATGGAGTGCGACAGCCAGGAGTCCACAGATAATAACGGAGCCCTCTCCATGCCAGTCATCCCTATGAACACGGCCGCCGAGGCCATCATAAACATGATCAACCAAGGCCAGATCCAGGTCACCATCAACAGTTTCACAGTCAGCAATGGCTTGGCTACCACTCAG atattTACTGTCGAGGAGGTTGTAGTATCTGGGACTGTAGCTTTGCAG ATCAATAACAAGGCTGCAACAGGAGAAGAGGTTCCTAGAACAATTGTGGTGACCACTCGCTCTCAATATGGTCTGCCCGAGGACTCTATTGTCTACTGTAACTTCAACCAACTCTACAAGATTGACCCCCCAACTCTGCAGATGTGGGCTAAT ATCCTGAAACGTGTGCCGAACAGCGTTCTGTGGCTGTTGCGCTTCCCGGCCGTGGGCGAGCCCAACATCCAGCAGTATGCCCAGAGCATGGGCCTGGCTGCCAGCCGCATCATCTTCTCCCCTGTTGCCCCTAAAGAAGAGCATGTGAGGCGTGGCCAGCTGGCTGATGTCTGCCTCGATACTCCTCTCTGCAATGGCCATACCACTGGCATGGATGTGCTCTGGGCTGGCACCCCGATGGTCACAATGCCAG GTGAGACACTTGCCTCCCGCGTGGCTGCCTCTCAGTTGACTTGCCTCGGCTGCCCCGAGCTCATCGCACAGAGTCGGCAGGAGTATGAAGACGTGGCCGTCAAGCTCGGCACAGACATGGACTA CTTGAAGAAGATCCGATCCCGCGTATGGAAGCAGCGTATCTGCAGCCCGCTCTTCAACACTAAGCAGTACACCGTGGACTTAGAGCGCCTCTACCTGCAGATGTGGGAGCACCACGCAAGCGGCGGCAAACCCGACCACCTGGTGAAGATGCAGCTGCTCGACAGCAGCGAAAGTGCCTGA
- the ogt.1 gene encoding UDP-N-acetylglucosamine--peptide N-acetylglucosaminyltransferase 110 kDa subunit isoform X4: MASSVGNVADSTGLAELAHREYQSGDFEAAERHCMQLWRQEPDNTGVLLLLSSIHFQCRRLDRSAHFSTLAIKQNPMLAEAYSNLGNVFKERGQLQEAIEHYRHALRLKPDFIDGYINLAAALVAAGDMEGAVQAYVSALQYNPDLYCVRSDLGNLLKALGRLEEAKACYLKAIETQPNFAVAWSNLGCVFNAQGEIWLAIHHFEKAVTLDPNFLDAYINLGNVLKEARIFDRAVAGYLRALSLSPNHAVVHGNLACVYYEQGLIDLAIDTYRRAIELQPHFPDAYCNLANALKEKGNVSEAEECYNTALRLCPTHADSLNNLANIKREQGNIEEAVQLYRKALEVFPEFAAAHSNLASVLQQQGKLQEALMHYKEAIRISPTFADAYSNMGNTLKEMQDVQGALQCYTRAIQINPAFADAHSNLASIHKDSGNIPEAIASYRTALKLKPDFPDAYCNLAHCLQIVCDWTDYDERMKKLVSIVADQLEKNRLPSVHPHHSMLYPLSHGFRKAIAERHGNLCLDKINALHKPAYEHPKDLKASGGRLRVGYVSSDFGNHPTSHLMQSIPGMHNSEKFEVFCYALSPDDSTNFRVKVIAEAHHFTDLSQITCNGKAADRIHQDGIHILVNMNGYTKGARNELFALRPAPIQAMWLGYPGTSGAPFMDYIITDKETSPVEVAEQYSEKMAYMPNTFFIGDHANMFPHLKKKAVIDFKSNGHIFDNRIVLNGIDLKAFLDSLPDVKVIKMECDSQESTDNNGALSMPVIPMNTAAEAIINMINQGQIQVTINSFTVSNGLATTQINNKAATGEEVPRTIVVTTRSQYGLPEDSIVYCNFNQLYKIDPPTLQMWANILKRVPNSVLWLLRFPAVGEPNIQQYAQSMGLAASRIIFSPVAPKEEHVRRGQLADVCLDTPLCNGHTTGMDVLWAGTPMVTMPGETLASRVAASQLTCLGCPELIAQSRQEYEDVAVKLGTDMDYLKKIRSRVWKQRICSPLFNTKQYTVDLERLYLQMWEHHASGGKPDHLVKMQLLDSSESA, translated from the exons ATGGCGAGCTCGGTGGGAAACGTGGCCGACAGCACAG GGTTGGCTGAGCTGGCACACCGCGAGTACCAGTCAGGCGATTTCGAGGCGGCAGAGCGCCACTGCATGCAGCTGTGGCGGCAGGAGCCAGACAATACCGGTGTTCTGCTGCTGCTTTCTTCTATCCACTTCCAGTGCCGCAGGCTCGACAG GTCTGCTCACTTCAGCACTCTGGCCATCAAGCAGAATCCCATGCTTGCCGAGGCCTACTCCAACCTGGGCAACGTGTTTAAGGAGCGCGGTCAGCTGCAGGAGGCGATCGAGCATTATCGCCACGCACTGCGCCTCAAACCGGACTTCATCGATGGCTACATCAACCTGGCAGCGGCTCTGGTTGCAGCGGGAGACATGGAGGGTGCTGTGCAGGCTTATGTGTCTGCTCTTCAGTACAACCCA gatcTGTATTGTGTTCGCAGTGACTTGGGCAACCTTCTTAAAGCTCTCGGGCGTTTGGAAGAGGCAAAG GCTTGCTACCTGAAGGCGATCGAGACTCAGCCAAACTTCGCCGTGGCGTGGAGCAACCTGGGCTGCGTGTTCAATGCTCAGGGAGAGATCTGGCTGGCCATTCATCATTTCGAGAAG GCAGTAACCTTGGATCCAAATTTTTTGGACGCTTACATAAACTTGGGCAACGTTCTTAAAGAAGCTCGCATCTTTGACAG AGCTGTTGCTGGTTATCTGCGAGCCCTCAGTCTGAGCCCCAACCACGCCGTAGTCCACGGCAACTTGGCTTGCGTGTACTACGAGCAGGGTCTGATCGATCTGGCCATTGACACCTATCGACGTGCTATTGAGCTGCAGCCTCACTTCCCTGATGCTTACTGCAATCTTGCCAATGCTCTTAAAGAAAAGGGGAAT GTGTCTGAGGCCGAGGAATGCTACAACACGGCGCTGCGTCTTTGCCCCACGCATGCCGACTCGCTCAATAACCTGGCCAACATCAAACGCGAGCAAGGCAACATCGAAGAGGCCGTCCAGCTCTACAGGAAAGCTCTCGAG GTGTTCCCAGAGTTCGCTGCAGCCCACTCCAACCTCGCCAGCGTCCTTCAGCAGCAGGGCAAGCTCCAGGAAGCCCTCATGCATTACAAAGAAGCGATCAG GATCAGCCCCACCTTCGCCGACGCTTACTCCAACATGGGGAACACACTAAAGGAGATGCAGGACGTGCAGGGGGCGCTGCAGTGCTACACACGTGCGATTCAGATCAACCCTGCGTTTGCAGACGCTCACAGCAACCTGGCCTCGATACACAAG GACTCTGGAAATATTCCGGAAGCTATTGCATCTTACCGCACTGCTCTAAAGCTGAAGCCTGACTTCCCAGATGCTTACTGCAATCTTGCTCACTGCCTGCAG ATCGTGTGTGACTGGACCGATTATGATGAACGCATGAAGAAGTTGGTTAGCATCGTGGCTGACCAGTTGGAAAAGAACCGTCTGCCCTCAGTGCACCCTCATCACAGCATGTTGTATCCTCTTTCCCATGGCTTCCGCAAAGCCATCGCTGAGAGACACGGCAACCTCTGCTTGGATAAG ATCAATGCTCTTCATAAACCTGCTTACGAGCATCCCAAGGACCTGAAAGCAAGTGGAGGACGTTTGCGTGTTGGCTACGTCAGCTCGGACTTTGGCAACCACCCCACCTCGCACCTCATGCAGTCCATTCCTGGCATGCATAACTCTGAGAAGTTTGAG GTGTTCTGCTACGCTCTCAGTCCTGACGACAGCACTAACTTCAGAGTCAAAGTGATTGCCGAGGCTCATCACTTTACTGATCTTTCCCAG ATTACCTGCAACGGCAAAGCTGCAGACAGGATCCACCAAGACGGAATTCACATCCTGGTCAACATGAATGGTTATACCAAGGGTGCCCGTAACGAGCTGTTCGCCTTGCGCCCAGCTCCCATCCAG GCTATGTGGCTCGGCTACCCGGGCACCAGCGGAGCTCCCTTCATGGACTACATCATCACTGATAAGGAGACATCTCCGGTTGAAGTGGCCGAGCAGTATTCTGAGAAGATGGCCTACATGCCTAACACATTCTTTATCGGGGATCATGCTAACATGTTCCCGCACCTCAAG AAAAAGGCCGTGATCGACTTCAAGTCCAACGGACACATTTTTGACAATCGCATCGTGCTGAACGGAATCGATCTCAAAGCCTTTTTAGACAGCCTGCCGGACGTCAAGGTCATTAAG ATGGAGTGCGACAGCCAGGAGTCCACAGATAATAACGGAGCCCTCTCCATGCCAGTCATCCCTATGAACACGGCCGCCGAGGCCATCATAAACATGATCAACCAAGGCCAGATCCAGGTCACCATCAACAGTTTCACAGTCAGCAATGGCTTGGCTACCACTCAG ATCAATAACAAGGCTGCAACAGGAGAAGAGGTTCCTAGAACAATTGTGGTGACCACTCGCTCTCAATATGGTCTGCCCGAGGACTCTATTGTCTACTGTAACTTCAACCAACTCTACAAGATTGACCCCCCAACTCTGCAGATGTGGGCTAAT ATCCTGAAACGTGTGCCGAACAGCGTTCTGTGGCTGTTGCGCTTCCCGGCCGTGGGCGAGCCCAACATCCAGCAGTATGCCCAGAGCATGGGCCTGGCTGCCAGCCGCATCATCTTCTCCCCTGTTGCCCCTAAAGAAGAGCATGTGAGGCGTGGCCAGCTGGCTGATGTCTGCCTCGATACTCCTCTCTGCAATGGCCATACCACTGGCATGGATGTGCTCTGGGCTGGCACCCCGATGGTCACAATGCCAG GTGAGACACTTGCCTCCCGCGTGGCTGCCTCTCAGTTGACTTGCCTCGGCTGCCCCGAGCTCATCGCACAGAGTCGGCAGGAGTATGAAGACGTGGCCGTCAAGCTCGGCACAGACATGGACTA CTTGAAGAAGATCCGATCCCGCGTATGGAAGCAGCGTATCTGCAGCCCGCTCTTCAACACTAAGCAGTACACCGTGGACTTAGAGCGCCTCTACCTGCAGATGTGGGAGCACCACGCAAGCGGCGGCAAACCCGACCACCTGGTGAAGATGCAGCTGCTCGACAGCAGCGAAAGTGCCTGA